The following are encoded together in the Streptomyces rapamycinicus NRRL 5491 genome:
- a CDS encoding gas vesicle protein GvpG, with translation MGLFTGLATMPLAPVRGVVWIAERIHDEAHRQLYDPEVIKQRLEEVAEARENGELTEEEAAREEDELVRRLMSQGPPGGGLEV, from the coding sequence ATGGGACTGTTCACCGGCCTGGCCACGATGCCGCTGGCCCCGGTGCGGGGAGTCGTCTGGATCGCCGAGCGGATCCATGACGAGGCCCATCGGCAGCTGTACGACCCCGAGGTGATCAAGCAGCGGCTGGAGGAGGTCGCGGAGGCCCGGGAGAACGGGGAGCTCACCGAGGAGGAGGCGGCCCGGGAGGAGGACGAGTTGGTCCGCAGACTGATGTCCCAGGGGCCGCCCGGCGGGGGCCTGGAGGTATGA
- a CDS encoding GvpL/GvpF family gas vesicle protein translates to MAEDERACYVYGVVTDDRPDESVKDLPAVGDPEAPVTLVRHGGQAAVVSEVPVDKPLGTPEDLRTHARVLDHLAAQGSPVLPFRFGTVVRDTAAVADELLAEGHDDFARGLDRLRGRTQLTVRARYDQDAVLREVVTEQPEARRLRDELRGLPEEAGYEQRVELGQLVMDSIAAKRSVDALELDRRLAPYALGSVSEEPASSEGLVNASFLVEDAKRQAFEEAAEELAAHWHGRVRMRLLGPLAPYDFVADATLEGKEGDE, encoded by the coding sequence ATGGCCGAGGACGAACGTGCCTGCTACGTCTACGGGGTCGTCACGGACGACCGGCCCGATGAGTCGGTCAAGGACCTGCCCGCCGTCGGGGACCCGGAGGCCCCGGTGACCCTGGTCCGCCACGGCGGCCAGGCCGCCGTGGTCAGCGAGGTGCCCGTCGACAAGCCGCTGGGCACCCCCGAGGACCTGCGCACCCACGCCAGGGTGCTGGACCACCTGGCCGCGCAGGGCTCACCGGTGCTGCCGTTCCGCTTCGGCACCGTGGTGCGCGACACCGCGGCGGTGGCGGACGAGCTGCTGGCCGAGGGGCACGACGACTTCGCCCGCGGCCTCGACCGGCTCCGCGGCCGTACGCAGCTCACCGTGCGGGCCCGCTATGACCAGGACGCCGTGCTGCGCGAGGTGGTGACCGAACAGCCGGAGGCCAGACGGCTCCGCGACGAGCTGCGGGGGCTGCCCGAGGAGGCCGGCTACGAGCAGCGGGTCGAGCTCGGCCAGCTCGTCATGGACAGCATCGCCGCGAAGCGGAGCGTGGACGCGCTGGAGCTCGACCGGCGGCTCGCGCCGTACGCGCTGGGCTCGGTGTCGGAGGAGCCGGCGTCCTCCGAAGGGCTGGTCAACGCCTCGTTCCTGGTGGAGGACGCGAAACGGCAGGCGTTCGAGGAGGCGGCGGAGGAGCTCGCCGCGCACTGGCACGGCCGGGTCCGGATGCGACTGCTCGGCCCGCTGGCGCCGTACGACTTCGTGGCCGACGCGACGCTCGAAGGGAAGGAAGGCGACGAGTAG
- the gvpJ gene encoding gas vesicle protein GvpJ, producing MTVARQQQSQYLDRASSSALVDVVDLILDKGLVIDVYVRVSLVGIEILTIDARIVVASVDTYLRFAEATNRLDLARSGTETHGLPGLMDEIQESGGKKKTKGALEGVKESVSDLLRDDDDEDREPEAEERERPRRTRGSHSHRERER from the coding sequence GTGACCGTTGCACGGCAGCAGCAGAGTCAGTATCTGGACCGGGCGAGTTCCAGCGCCCTGGTCGACGTGGTCGACCTCATCCTGGACAAGGGCCTGGTCATCGATGTGTATGTGCGGGTGTCCCTGGTGGGCATCGAGATCCTGACCATCGACGCCCGTATCGTCGTCGCCAGCGTGGACACGTATCTGCGGTTCGCGGAGGCGACCAACCGGCTCGACCTCGCCCGCAGCGGCACCGAAACCCATGGTCTGCCCGGCCTCATGGACGAGATCCAGGAGAGCGGCGGCAAGAAGAAGACCAAGGGCGCGCTGGAGGGCGTCAAGGAATCGGTCTCGGACCTGCTGCGGGACGATGACGACGAGGACCGGGAACCCGAGGCCGAGGAGCGCGAGCGGCCCCGGCGCACCAGGGGTTCCCACAGCCACAGGGAGCGCGAGCGGTGA
- a CDS encoding gas vesicle protein — protein MNQSSDWNPPVRRTGAAREPDRRGAEPSSLADILERVLDKGIVIAGDIQINLLDIELLTIKIRLLVASVDRAKEMGIDWWEHDPSLSSGARDVLEENERLRRRVGELEDGRGARREDDDHEDHGVEREDER, from the coding sequence ATGAACCAGAGCTCCGACTGGAACCCACCGGTCCGGCGCACCGGCGCCGCACGCGAACCCGACCGCCGGGGCGCCGAGCCGTCCAGCCTGGCCGACATCCTGGAGCGGGTGCTCGACAAGGGCATCGTCATCGCGGGCGACATCCAGATCAATCTGCTGGACATCGAACTGCTGACGATCAAGATCCGGCTGCTGGTCGCCTCCGTCGACCGGGCCAAGGAGATGGGCATCGACTGGTGGGAGCACGACCCCTCGCTGTCCTCCGGCGCCCGGGACGTCCTGGAGGAGAACGAGCGGCTGCGGCGGCGCGTCGGCGAGCTGGAGGACGGCCGCGGCGCGCGCCGGGAGGACGACGACCACGAGGACCACGGCGTGGAGCGGGAGGACGAACGGT
- a CDS encoding gas vesicle protein yields MPRERPREERHREERPRPRSREERSREERPREERSREERARREHEPERDRREGEPERERREPERERPRARRPALVARDAARSAARHVQGLTGRTPEGVTSLERTEDGWTIGIEVVETHRIPDSTDLLAEYQVELDDRGELVSYRRTERYYRGRAET; encoded by the coding sequence GTGCCCCGCGAACGTCCCCGCGAGGAACGCCACCGCGAGGAGAGGCCGCGCCCCCGGTCCCGTGAGGAACGGTCCCGTGAGGAACGGCCGCGCGAGGAACGGTCCCGCGAGGAGCGCGCCCGGCGCGAGCATGAGCCCGAGCGGGACCGGCGCGAGGGCGAGCCGGAACGGGAGCGGCGCGAGCCCGAGCGGGAGCGCCCCCGCGCCCGGCGTCCCGCCCTCGTGGCCCGCGACGCCGCGCGCAGCGCGGCCCGCCATGTGCAGGGGCTGACCGGGCGGACCCCGGAGGGCGTCACCTCGCTGGAGCGCACGGAGGACGGCTGGACCATCGGTATCGAGGTCGTCGAGACCCACCGGATCCCGGACTCCACCGACCTCCTCGCCGAGTACCAGGTCGAGCTGGACGACCGCGGCGAACTCGTCTCCTACCGCCGCACCGAGCGCTACTACCGGGGCAGGGCGGAGACATGA